Genomic window (Meiothermus sp. QL-1):
TCGGGCCACACCCAGGAGGTGCTCGAGGTGCGCCTTGACTGCGACCAGGATGCGGTTCTGTACCGGGTGGTGCCGGCGGGTCCAGCCTGCCACACCGGGCGGGAGAGCTGCTTCCACCATTCCCTAGGCCCGGCCCAGCCCCACCCCCCCCTGGGCGAGGTGCTGGAGAGGGTCTACCAGACCATCCTGGCCCGGTTTGCCGCCCTGCCCGAGGACTCGTACGTGGCCCGGCTGCACAAGGCGGGGCTGGACCGCGCCTTGAAGAAGATTGGGGAGGAGGCAGGGGAGGTGATCATCGCGGCCAAGAACCCCGACCGGGAGGCCCTCGCCGCCGAGGCCGCTGACCTGGTCTTCCACCTGCTGCTGGTCCTGGCCGAACGGGGTGTGGCCCCTGCCGATCTGGCCCGGGTGCTCTGGCAGCGCCACCAGGGCTAGGCTTTGGAAGCCCTTCCTGCCCCTACGCTTGCCCCCGGCCTGGTAAGCTCGAGGCATGGAAGTCAGCGTGGACATGGATATCGAACGGCTCTTGGTGCTCGAGGTGGCTCGGGTCACCGAGCAGGCCGCCCTGGCGGCGAGCCGTCTGGCCGGGATGGGCGACAAGGAGGCGGTGGATGCGGCGGGTACCGAGGCCATGCGCCGGGTCCTCTCGGAGCTGCCCATCCGGGGCCGGGTGGTGATCGGGGAGGGCGAGATGGACGAGGCCCCCATGCTCTACATCGGGGAGGTGCTGGGGCGGGGCGGACCTGAGGTGGACATCGCGGTGGACCCGGTGGAGGGCACCAACATCACCGCCAAGGGCCTGCCCAACGCCATCACCGTGATTGCCATCAGCGAGAAGGGGGGGCTGGTGGGGGCCCCCGATATGTACATGCAGAAGCTGGTGGTGGGCCCCCCGGCGGCGGGCAAGGTGAGCCTGGACTACCCGGTGGAGGCCAACCTGCGCATCATCGCCGATGCGCTGCAGCGCAAGGTGGAGGACCTGGTGGTGGTCATCTTGGACCGCCCCCGGCACGAGCGGCTCATCCAGGAGGTGCGGCGGGCCGGGGCCCGGGTCAAGCTGATTGCCGACGGGGATGTGGTGGCTGCGCTGGCGGTGGCGGTGCGCGGCACCGGGGTGCACGCCATGATGGGCAGCGGTGGGGCCCCCGAAGGGGTTTTGGCCGCGGCTGCGCTTAAGTGCATGGGTGGGGAGATCCAGGGGCGCTTCCTACCGGAAAACGAGGAGCAGCTCGCCCGCCTCCACGCCATGGGGGTGGACGAGAAGAAGATCTACCGCACCCACGAGCTGGCCCCAGGCCGGCAGATTGTCTTTTCAGCCACCGGCATCACCCACGGGGAGCTGCTGGAGGGGGTGCGCTACTTCGGCGGCGGGGCCCGCACCCACTCCATCGTGATGGGCTACCAGACCCGGGTGGTGCGCTTCATCGACACCATCCACCTCTTTGAGAGCGGGGCCCGGGTGAATATCCGGGTCTAGAAGCCGAAGTTAACGCCCACCGCCCCCCCGAAGCCGAAGCTGCCCGGGGTGAAGAAGTACATGGGGTGGAATTCCACGAAAACCCCCACCAGCGGTAATCTCAGGTTCAGGTAGGTGCCCACCACCCCTCGAGCCCCCAGCCCCCCGCCAGCGGCCCCTTGGCTCAGCAGAGAGACGGCGGGGCCGCTGGCGTAGAACAGCCCCGCCCCGGCATAGAGGTCGGTCAGGGGTACCGAGACCAGCAGGTCCACCCCGCCCCCCAGCGAGGCAGCCCCTCCTGTGAAGAAGTTGGCCCCGGCGTACACCCGCCCGTCCAGGAGAGGGGCCAGGGCAAAGCGGGCCCCTGCGCCCAGGCCGAAGGGGCTGCCCGCGCTCACCTGGAGGCTTTGGGCAAAAGCAGGGGCCAGGAGCACCAGCAGGACCATCCATCTGCGCATCTTCAACCTCCGCCACGAGTATAACCGCAGCTAGCGCGGCACCGGCTCCAGCAAAAGCTCGGCGATCTGTACCGCGTTCAGGGCCGCCCCCTTGAGGAGCTGGTCGCCGGCTATGAAGAAGTCCAGGCCGTTGTCAAAAACCAGGCTTCGGCGGATGCGCCCCACCTCCACCTCAAACTTGCCGCTGGCGCTGATGGGCAGGGGGTAGCGCTTCTCGGCTGGGTCGTCCACCACCTCCACTCCTGGGGCCCGCCGGAGCACCTCCCGGGCCTCCTCCGGGCTCACCGGTCGCTCGAACTCCACCGTGACCGCCTCGGCGTGCACCCGCAGGGTGGGCACCCTCACCGCGGTGCAGGAGAGGCGAATCGAGGGGTCGCCGATGATCTTCTGGGTCTCCCACAGCACCTTCATCTCCTCGCGGGTGTAGCCGTTTTCCTGGAAGGCATCGATGTGGGGAATCACGTTGAAGGGCAGGGGATGGGCGAAGACCCGGTGCTCCACCGCCTCGCCGGCCAGGAACCGCCGCGTGCCCTGCAGCAGCTCTTCGATGCCGCTGGCCCCAGCGCCCGAGGCGCTTTGGTAGGTGCTCACGATGACCCGCCGCGCCCGGAAGGCCTTGTGCAGGGGGTAGAGGGCCATGACCAGGATGGCGGTGGTGCAGTTGGGGTTGGCGATGATGTTCTGGTGCTGCTTCAGGGCGTGGGCGTTGACCTCCGGCACCACCAGGGGTACCCCGGGCTCGTAGCGGAAGGCCGAGGAGTTGTCGATGACCACCGACTGGCGGGCCCAGATGGGGGCGTACTGCTTGGAGATGCTGCCCCCGGCGCTGGCCAGCACGAGGTCCACCGGCAGGGGGGTCTCGGGTAGGGGCTCAACGGTAAGCGCCTGTCCGCGAAACCATAGGGTCTTCCCCGCCGAGCGGGCCGAGGCGTAGAGCCTGAGCTCGGTTACGGGGAACTGGCGCTTTTCCAGAACCTTCAGGATCTCCTGTCCCACTGCCCCGGTGGCCCCCACGATTCCGACTCGCATAGCAGAACCTCCTTCAAACAAAAAACCTGCCCACCCGGCAGGTCAGGCGGCAGCCGGGCTGCCGCCTAGGCGGTAGTGGTATACCAAACCATCCCCGTCCACAATAGCCCCCCTGCCGGTCAAAGTCAATGCCCGGGGAGGGGCTCGAGGTGGACCACCGCCCGGCACTGCACGTGCTCGGGGGCCAGCCCTTCGGAGGTCTTGAAGGTGAGCCCCACCCGCTCTTCGGGAAGCCCCACCAGCCGGGCCAGGTTCTGCTGAATCTGGGCGCGGTGGGGGCCCAGCCTGGGCCTATCCAGCACCACCACCGCGGCCACCTGGGCCGGTCGGTACCCCTTCTCGCGCACCTTTTTCAGCACCAGCTCCAAAATGACCCGGCTCTCCAGCCCCCGCCAGCGGGGGTCGTGGTCGGGGAAGTAGCTTCCGATATCCCCCAGGGCAAAGGCCGAGAGCAGGGCGTCCGACAGGGCGTGCAGCAGAACGTCGCCGTCGGAGTGGGCTACTGCTCCCCGGTCGCTTTCGATGCGCACACCGCCCAGCCAAAGCTCGAGCCCCTCCCCGAGCCGGTGGGCGTCCTCGCCATACCCGATAAGAAGGGGCAGGGTCTTCTCGCTCACGCCTCCAGTCTAAGCGCCCGAGCAGGGCTAGAATGGCCCCATGGCGATCTACATGGTCTACGAGGATGCGCTGGCCTTGATGAAGCGCTTCACCGCTTCGGAGAGCCTGCAGAAGCACATGCTGGCGGTGGAGGCGGCCATGCGGGCCTATGCCCGCCGCTTTGGCGAGGACGAGGAGAAGTGGGCTATTGCGGGTATCCTGCACGACTTCGACTACGAGAAGTACCCCGAGGACCACCCTGTGAGGGGGGTGGCCATGCTGCGGGAGATGGGCTACCCCGAGGATGTGCTGGAGGCCATTCTGGGCCACGCCGACCTGCCCGAGTACCCCCGGAAGACCCTCATGGCCAGGGCCCTTTTTGCCGTGGACGAGCTGGTGGGCCTTATCACCGCTGCTGTGTACGTGCGGCCCGATAGGAGCATCCGCAGCCTGGAGCTTCCGAGTCTCAAGAAGAAGTTCAAGGACAAGGCCTTCGCCGCCAGGGTAGACCGGGAGGGGATTGTGCGGGGGGCCTCGGAGCTGGGGGTGGAGCTGGATGAGCACCTGGCCTTCGTGCTGGAGGCCCTGAAGGCCGACGCCGAGCGGATTGGGTTGGGGTGAGTCCCTGGGCCTTTGTGTAGACTTGGTGTAAATTGTTCCTTGAGGTAATCATGTTCCAGCCAGACTTGCTCAAGGGTAAGGTGGTCCTGGTAACAGGGGGCGGTACGGGGCTTGGCCGTTCGATGAGCACCCGTTTCCTGGAGCTGGGGGCCCGGGTGGCCATCGCCAGCCGCCGGGCCGAGGTCATCGAGAAGGCGGCGCAGGAGATGCAGGAACTCACAGGGGGAGAGGTCTTCGCCACCCCGGTGGACGTGCGCGACCCCGAGGCGGTGCGGGCCATGGTGGATGCGGTGGAAGCCCGCTTTGGCCGCCTAGACGTGCTGGTCAACAACGCCGCGGGCAACTTCATCTCGCCCACCGAGCGCCTGTCCCATCGGGCCTTCGATGCGGTGCTGAACATTGTGCTCCACGGGACGGTCTACTGCACCCTGGAGGTGGGCAAGCGCTGGATTGCCCGGGGGCAGAGGGGGGTGATGCTCAACATCGCCACCACCTATGCCCTCACCGGCTCGGGCTATGTGGTGCCCTCGGCCACGGCCAAGGCCGGGGTGGTGGCCCTGACCAGGTCGCTTGCCGCCGAGTGGGGCAAGTACGGCATCCGCCTGAACGCCATTGCCCCCGGCCCCTTCCCCACCGAGGGGGCCTGGAGCCGGCTGATGCCCACCCCGGAGATCGCCCGGCTCTTCGAGAAGCGGGTGCCCCTGGGCCGGGTGGGGGAGCACATCGAGCTGGCCAACCTGGCCGCCTACCTGATCTCCGACTATGCGGGCTTCATTACCGGGGATGTTATCACCATCGACGGGGGCGAGACGGTCTGGGGCGCAGGGGAGTTCAACGTGCTGGACGCGGTCACGAAGGAGCAGTGGGACGCCCTCGAGGCGGCGCGCAAGCGCTAGCCGTGGCAGAATAGGGCCGTGGAAGTTATCCAACCCTACCTCGGGCAGCTCACCTTTGGCGGTCTGGCGGGTTTTGCCGTGGGCTACGCCATCAAGACCGTGGGGCGCTGGGTGGCGATTTTTTTGGGCCTCATCTTCGTGGTGGTGCAGGTGCTGGCCTCCATGGGCTACATCGCCGTGGACTGGACCCGCATCCAGCGAGATGTGGAGCCCCTTCTTCAGCAGGAGCAGCTTAAGAGCGCTTGGGACGCCCTGGTGTGGGTCCTCACCACCAACCTGCCCTTCGGGGGGGCCTTTGTGGCGGGGCTGGTGCTGGGGCTGCGCCGGGGCTAGACCTCCTCGAAGCGTTCCACCGGGTCTGCGGGGACCGGCAGGGCCTTGGGGATGGGCAGGTGGCCGGGCGCTCCCGAAAGCAGCCGGTAGAGGTCGTTCAAAACAGCGCTCGCGGTGACCGCGCCCCCGGCCCCGGCCCCGGCGAAGACCAGGGTCCCGATGGGCTCGCCCCGGTAAACCAGGGCGTTTTGCCCGCTGCCCAGCCGGACCAGGGGATGCTCCAGCGGCAGCCGCACCGGCCGCACCGCCGCCACCCAGGCCCCCCGCTCAGGGTACAGGCTGGCCACCAGCCGGATAGCCTGGCCCTCTTGGCGGGCTTCCGCTAGCAGCTTTGGGGTCAGGTGCTCGATGCCGCGGGTGCGGGCCAGCACTTTCTCCCAGGCCAGCCCCGGGTCCACCGTGAGCCGTCCCAGCACGCAGAGCTTGTGGGCCGCGTCGATACCCCCTACGTCGAGCCTGGGGTCGGCCTCGAGGTAGCCGAGCCCCCTTGCTTCCTCAAAAGCCGCCTCGTAGCTGGCCCCCTCCTCCATCCGGCGGATGAGGTAGCTGCAGGTGCCGTTGACGATGCCGTGGAGCTCCAGGGTCTGGTTGCCCCACAGGCTGTGCAGGGCTGCCAGCACGGGGGTGCCGGCCATCACGCTGGCCTCGTAGTAAAGCTCGCCCTCCTCGGCGTAGCCCCGGAGCTCCCCCCAGTGCTCGGCCAGCAGGGCCTTGTTGGCGGTCACCACCGGGATGCCGCGCGCAAGGGCCTCCAGCACCACCTCCCGGGCCGTTCCGGTGCCTCCAGCCACCTCCACCAGCACGTCCACGTCCTCCAAGAACCCCTCGGTCTGGTTGGTGAGCAGGTGGGGGGGGAGGCCGGGCCGCGCCTTGTTCAGGTCGCGCACCAGCACCCGGGCCAGCTCGAGCTGCACCCCCAGGGCCTTCAGCCGGGCCTGGTGGGCGGGCAATAGCTGGGCGAAAGCGCCCCCCACGGTGCCGGCCCCCATCAGGGCTATACGAATCTTCTCCATGGGCTAAAGCCTAGCAGATGGGGGGCCTGGCCGGGCAGAATCAAGGGTATGGACCCGCTGGTGCGCCTAACCCAGGCTGCGGAAGAGCGGGGTTTGCTGGCCGCCTGGGCACCGGTGGAGCTTCCCCCTGGGGTCCAGGCGCGCTACCAGGACTGGCTGGCCCAGGGGCACCAGGCCGGGATGGCCTACCTGGCTGAGCAGGCCCCCACCCGGCTCATGCCCACCCGCCGCTTCGCCTGGGCCAGGAGCGTGCTGGTGTTGGCCGCCTCCCACGCCTATCCTCCGCCGCCCAAGCCCTTCGGAGGCCTCAGGGTGGGGCGGGTGGCCCGCTACGCCTGGGTGCGGGACTACCACCATCTGCTCCGGCCCCACCTGGAGGCGCTGGAGGGCCTGGCCCAGAGCCTGGGGTTGGAGGCCCGGGGGTATGTGGACACCGGGCCCTTGTCCGAGCGCAGCTACGCCGTTCTGGGCGGCCTGGGCTGGGTGGGGCGCAACGCCATGCTGATACGCATGGGGGCGGGGAGCTACCTTACCCTGGCGGTGCTCCTCACCAGCGCGCCCCTGCCCGAAGCCCCCACCCCGCACCCCCACCGCTGCGGCCGCTGCACCCGCTGTTTGGCGGGCTGCCCCACGGGGGCCTTGCTGGGGGATGGGACCCTGGATGCCAGGCTTTGCATCAGTTACTGGACAATCGAGCATCGGGGCCTGGTGCCCCTGGAGCGCTGGTCGGGGATGGGGGAGTGGCTCTTCGGCTGCGATGTGTGCCAGGAGGTCTGTCCCTGGAACCGCCGGGCCCGCACCTTCTGGGCTGGCTTTACGCCCGAGCCGGAGCTGGCCTACCCCGACTTGCGCGATTTTTTCACCCTCTCCTCCCGCGCCTTTGCGCGCAAGTACGCGGCCACGGCCTTTTTGCGCCCAGGGCGCACCCGCATGGCCCGCAACGCCCTCATCGTGCTCTCCAACCTGGACCACCCCGAGCTTTTGCCCCTAGCCCGCCAGGCGGCCGGGGATGTCAACCCTGTGGTGCGGGCCACCGCCGCGCAGGCCCTGGCCCGCCACGGGCTGAAAGCCCCTCTGGAGCCCCTGCTGCGCGACCCGGAGCCCCAGGTGGCCCAGCTTGCGCGCGGCCTACTCGAGGCCCTTGGCTGAGGGCCTAAGGTACTGCCGGCTCCACCGGTCGATGGCCTCGATCACGCTCTGGAGGGCTTGCCCGGCCTCGGTCAGGGCGTAGCTGGTGCGGGGGGGCATGGTGGAGTGGACGGTTTTGGAGAGGATGCCCAGGTGCTCCAGTTTTTCCAGGCGCTGGGCCAGGGTGGCCGGGTTGCAGCCGCCTACCGCTCGGGAGAGCTCGTTGAAGCCCTTGGGGCCGCCGAGAAGGCTGCGGATGATGTGCAGGGTCCACTTTTCCTGCAGCACATTGATGGCCTCGTACACGGGGCAGAAGCTGTGGTCGGCCTCGGTGGCCCTGTCCATACCAGGCTCGAGTCTAGCACAACGCTTTTGCGAACCAAATGCTTGACTAAAAATATTGCTATAAAATATCATTCGCTTGCCTGGGTGTAGCCCACGCCCAGGGCTGTAGGAGGTCATCCCATGCACTGGAACCTGGACAGCAGCCACAGCACGGTCGCCTTCTCTGTTCGGCACATGGGGGTTTTCACCGTGCGGGGCCAGTTCAAGCGGCTTCGAGGAACGGTGAAGACCGATTCCAACGGAGTACCCCAGCAAATCGAGGCGTTCATTGAGGCGGCCAGCATCGAGACCGGCGAGCCCCAGCGCGACGCCCATCTGCGTTCCCCCGACTTCCTGGACGCCGAGAACTACCCCGAAATCCGCTTCTCAAGCCGCCAGATAGAGCCTTTGGGGGAGAGGCGCTACCGCGTCTTGGGTGACCTGACCATCCGCGGGGTGACCCGGCCGGTGAGCTTTGAGGCCGAGGTCAGCCCGTCCCTGAAGGACCCCTGGGGGTTTGTGCGCACCGGGGCCAGCGCCAGCGGGGTGCTCAACCGCAAGGAGTTCGGCCTCACCTGGAACCAGGTGCTCGAGTTCGGGGCGCTTTTGGTAGGGGAAGAGGTGCGTTTCACCCTGGACGTGGAGGCGGTGGCGGCTGCGGAGCCTGCGTTATGAAACCGGTCAGCGGTCTGCACCACGTCACCGCCATCGCGGGGCCGGCCCAGCGCAACCTGGACTTCTACGCGGGGGTCCTGGGGCTGCGGCTGGTCAAGAAGAGCGTCAACCAGGACGACCCCGGTACCTACCACCTGTTTTATGCCGATGCCGAGGGGCGTCCGGGCACCGACCTGACCTTCTTTCCCTGGGAGCACCTGGCCCCGGGCCGCAAGGGCACCGGGCTGGCGGTGGAGCTCGAGCTGGCGGTGCCCGAAGGGAGTCTGAGCTACTGGGCGGCCCGGCTGGAGCGCTACGGGACACCTTTGGGGAGGCCCGAGGTGCGCTTCGGGCAGAGGGCCCTGCCCTTCCGCGACCCGGACGGCCTCGAGGTGGCCCTGGTGGAGACCCCTCCCAGGGCCTTCACCCCCTGGGAGAGGAGCGGGGTGCCCGAGGGGCAGCAGATCATGGGCCTCCATGGCGCCCGGCTCTGGCTGAGGAGTTTGGAGGAGAGCGCCAGGCTGCTTTCGGTCTTGGGCTTTGAACCTGCGGGGCAGGAGGGGGGCTGGCACCGCTACGCTTTGGCCGGCGGAGGGTCGGGCCGGCACCTGGACATCAAGGTGCTGCCCAACCTGCCCCGGGGCCGGTGGGGGGTGGGCAGCATCCACCATCTGGCCTGGCGCGTGGACGACCTGGACCACCAGATGGCGGTGCGCGGTCGGGTGCTCGGCCTAGGTATTCCGGCCACCCCCTCCATCGACCGCTTCTGGTTCCGCTCGGTCTACTTCACCGAACCAGGCGGTGTGGTCTTCGAGTTGGCCACCGATGGGCCCGGCTTTGCCGTGGACGAGGACCCGGCCCACCTGGGGGAGCGGCTGGTGCTGCCGCCCTGGCTCGAGCCCCAGCGGGCCCAAATCGAGGCCGTTCTTCCTGAGCTGAAACCGGTGGCATGACCCAGGCCCCCTTCATACACCGCTTTGAGCCGGGCCAGGGGGCTTCTTTGCTCCTGCTCCACGGCACAGGAGGAGACGAGCACGACCTAATACCCCTGGCCCGGCAGCTCGCCCCCCAGGCGGCTTTGCTCTCCCCCCGGGGCCGGGTGTTGGAAAACGGGGCCCCCCGCTTTTTCCGCCGTTTGGCCCCTGGGGTATTCGACGAAGCAGATTTACGCCAGCAGGCCGCCGATTTGGCCCAATTCGTGCGGGCTGCCCGGCAGCGCTACGGTCTTGAAGGCCTGCCGCTTTATGCGCTGGGCTATTCCAACGGGGCCAACATGGCATCAGCCCTGCTCCTCCTTCAGCCGGCGCTGCTGGATGGGGCGGTCCTGTTCCGCCCCATGCTCCCGTTGGAGGTGCATCCTTTGCCTAATCTAAGTGGCCGGGCGGTCTTGGTGGCTGCTGGCCGCTTTGATCCCTGGTCGCCCCCCGGACGGGTGGAGGCTCTGCTGGACTGCCTGAGGCGGGCAGGGGCCGAGGTGGAGGCCGGCTGGTGGCCGGCAGGCCACGGCCTGCTGCCAGAGGAACTGATGGCAGCGAGGGCCTGGCTGGCCCGGCGCATTCCGTAGTACAGTACGGGGGTCCATGGAGTTCGAATTTGCCCGGCTCACCCCTCAGGAGCGCTACAAGCTCCTCACAGGGCTGGTGGTGCCCCGCCCCATTGCCTGGGTAACCAGCCTGAATCCCGCGGGAAAGGTCAACGCGGCCCCCTTCAGCTTTTTCAACGCTATGGGCTCCGATCCGGCGCTTTTGGTCCTGGGGGTGGGCGACCGTCGCCCCGGACGCCCCAAGGACACCGCCCGCAACATCCAGCGCGAGGGTTTCTTCGTGGTGAACCTGGTGAGTGAGGCATGGGCCGAGGCCATGAACATCACCGCGATTGAGTTTCCAGAGGAGGTGAGCGAGGTGGAGGAGGCCGGTTTGGAGACCGTCCCCTCGCTCTACGGGCCGGTGCCGCGGCTGGCCGCAGCCCCGGCCGGCTTTGAGTGCCGTCTGCACTCGGTGTTGCAGATTGGCCATAGCCGCCTCCTAGTGGGGGAGGTGCTGGGGGCTTTTGTGCAGGAGGCCTACGTGGCCGACCCCGAGAGGCTTTACCTGAAGACGCAGGAGCTGGGCTTAGTGGGGCGGATGGGGGGGCGGGGAGGGTATGTGCGCACCCGCGATGTGTTCGAGATGCCCCGGCTCAGCTATGCCGAGTGGAAAGCCCGGCAGGGCTAGAGCTCAATCAGGGTGTAGGCAAAGGCGTTGACCACCCGCACCCCCTCGGGGCTGCGGTACTCCCGCCTGGGGTGGGCCTCGTAGAGGTGGACGTGGCCGTGCACATGCAGGCGCGGGCGGTAAAGGCGGTGAAACAGCCCCAGAGCGCTGCTGCCCCGGTGGGCGAAGTCGGGCCCGGCGTGGGGGCCTGGGGGTGGGGCGTGGCTTAGCAGGATGTCCACCCCGTGGCCCCGGGTCAGCCGGCGGGGCAAGAGCAGGGGCAGCCAGGAGAGAAAGCGACCCTGGGCCTCGCTTTCGTGGTACTGCCCCATTTCGCGGTCGTTGTAGCGGGGGCAGCCCCCCCAGCCGGCGATGGTGAGGCCGGCCACCCGCACGATCCGGCCGTGGGCCTGGATGGCCCCCCCGGGGGGTGTGAGGTGGCCCAGGTAGTCCTGCACGTACTCTTCCTTGTGATTACCGTGTACGTAGACCACCGGGACCCGCACCTTGGTGGCCACGAACTCGATGTAGCTGCCCGGTAGGTCGCCTGCCAGGAGCACCAGCTCGAAAGGCGGCAGGTTGCAGGGAAAGCGCTCCTGGTAGATGAAAGGGTGGACCTGGTCAGAAAGAGCAAGAATCCGCAGTAGTGCAGTATTTTACACCCTGCAGTTTTTCGGGGACGTTCTGTTTCTGGCGAAGTTTGTGCTACCTTGGTGGGGGGTTATGCTGGAGCGCCTCGAGGTGCAGAACCTGGCCGTGCTGGAGCGGGTGGAGCTCGAGCTGGGGCCGGGGCTCACGGTCTTCACGGGCGAGACCGGAGCTGGGAAGAGCCTCTTGGTGGACGCGTTGTCGCTTTTGCTGGGCGAGCGTGCAGAGGGAATGCTGCGGCCGGGGGCCGAGTCCCTTCTGGTCACCGCCTTTTTCAACGGCCGCAGCCTTTCGCGCCGGGTTTCCCCTGGCCGGAGCGTGGCCCGGATTGAGGGGGAGGTGGTGAGCCTCAAGGAGCTCTCGGAAGAAGCGGCCCGCCACCTGGCCCTTCACGCCCAGCACGCCGCCTTGGGGCTGGTGGGCCGCAGGGCCCAGCGGGCCCTTTTGGACGCGCGGCTCGAGGCTGGGTTGCTGGAGCAGTACCGCGCCGCTTTTGCCCGCTACCAGGCCCTCGATAAGGAGATGGCCGCCCTCGAGGCCGCCGCCCGCGAACGGGCGCGCCGGCTGGACATCCTGCGCTTTCAGATTCAGGAGATCGAGCAGGCCCGCCTGGAGCCGGCCGAGGAGGAGGCCCTGCGAGGGGAGGCCCAGCGCCTGAGACACCTGGAGGCCCTGCGGGAGCGGGTCTCGGCGGCCGTTGCAGCCCTCCTGGGCGAGGGCGATGCCCTGGGGTTGGTGGCCCAGGCCGCCCGGGAGGTGCGGGCCGCGGGGCGCTACGACCCCAGGCTGGAGCTGCTGGGGCGCGACCTCGAGGGCGCCCTGGACGGGCTTAGGGCGGTGGGGCGGGAGCTG
Coding sequences:
- the ispF gene encoding 2-C-methyl-D-erythritol 2,4-cyclodiphosphate synthase; protein product: MSEKTLPLLIGYGEDAHRLGEGLELWLGGVRIESDRGAVAHSDGDVLLHALSDALLSAFALGDIGSYFPDHDPRWRGLESRVILELVLKKVREKGYRPAQVAAVVVLDRPRLGPHRAQIQQNLARLVGLPEERVGLTFKTSEGLAPEHVQCRAVVHLEPLPGH
- a CDS encoding aspartate-semialdehyde dehydrogenase, with protein sequence MRVGIVGATGAVGQEILKVLEKRQFPVTELRLYASARSAGKTLWFRGQALTVEPLPETPLPVDLVLASAGGSISKQYAPIWARQSVVIDNSSAFRYEPGVPLVVPEVNAHALKQHQNIIANPNCTTAILVMALYPLHKAFRARRVIVSTYQSASGAGASGIEELLQGTRRFLAGEAVEHRVFAHPLPFNVIPHIDAFQENGYTREEMKVLWETQKIIGDPSIRLSCTAVRVPTLRVHAEAVTVEFERPVSPEEAREVLRRAPGVEVVDDPAEKRYPLPISASGKFEVEVGRIRRSLVFDNGLDFFIAGDQLLKGAALNAVQIAELLLEPVPR
- a CDS encoding helix-turn-helix domain-containing protein — protein: MDRATEADHSFCPVYEAINVLQEKWTLHIIRSLLGGPKGFNELSRAVGGCNPATLAQRLEKLEHLGILSKTVHSTMPPRTSYALTEAGQALQSVIEAIDRWSRQYLRPSAKGLE
- a CDS encoding HD domain-containing protein: MAIYMVYEDALALMKRFTASESLQKHMLAVEAAMRAYARRFGEDEEKWAIAGILHDFDYEKYPEDHPVRGVAMLREMGYPEDVLEAILGHADLPEYPRKTLMARALFAVDELVGLITAAVYVRPDRSIRSLELPSLKKKFKDKAFAARVDREGIVRGASELGVELDEHLAFVLEALKADAERIGLG
- a CDS encoding homoserine dehydrogenase, which encodes MEKIRIALMGAGTVGGAFAQLLPAHQARLKALGVQLELARVLVRDLNKARPGLPPHLLTNQTEGFLEDVDVLVEVAGGTGTAREVVLEALARGIPVVTANKALLAEHWGELRGYAEEGELYYEASVMAGTPVLAALHSLWGNQTLELHGIVNGTCSYLIRRMEEGASYEAAFEEARGLGYLEADPRLDVGGIDAAHKLCVLGRLTVDPGLAWEKVLARTRGIEHLTPKLLAEARQEGQAIRLVASLYPERGAWVAAVRPVRLPLEHPLVRLGSGQNALVYRGEPIGTLVFAGAGAGGAVTASAVLNDLYRLLSGAPGHLPIPKALPVPADPVERFEEV
- a CDS encoding ring-cleaving dioxygenase, which produces MKPVSGLHHVTAIAGPAQRNLDFYAGVLGLRLVKKSVNQDDPGTYHLFYADAEGRPGTDLTFFPWEHLAPGRKGTGLAVELELAVPEGSLSYWAARLERYGTPLGRPEVRFGQRALPFRDPDGLEVALVETPPRAFTPWERSGVPEGQQIMGLHGARLWLRSLEESARLLSVLGFEPAGQEGGWHRYALAGGGSGRHLDIKVLPNLPRGRWGVGSIHHLAWRVDDLDHQMAVRGRVLGLGIPATPSIDRFWFRSVYFTEPGGVVFELATDGPGFAVDEDPAHLGERLVLPPWLEPQRAQIEAVLPELKPVA
- the queG gene encoding tRNA epoxyqueuosine(34) reductase QueG; this translates as MDPLVRLTQAAEERGLLAAWAPVELPPGVQARYQDWLAQGHQAGMAYLAEQAPTRLMPTRRFAWARSVLVLAASHAYPPPPKPFGGLRVGRVARYAWVRDYHHLLRPHLEALEGLAQSLGLEARGYVDTGPLSERSYAVLGGLGWVGRNAMLIRMGAGSYLTLAVLLTSAPLPEAPTPHPHRCGRCTRCLAGCPTGALLGDGTLDARLCISYWTIEHRGLVPLERWSGMGEWLFGCDVCQEVCPWNRRARTFWAGFTPEPELAYPDLRDFFTLSSRAFARKYAATAFLRPGRTRMARNALIVLSNLDHPELLPLARQAAGDVNPVVRATAAQALARHGLKAPLEPLLRDPEPQVAQLARGLLEALG
- the hisIE gene encoding bifunctional phosphoribosyl-AMP cyclohydrolase/phosphoribosyl-ATP diphosphatase HisIE; the encoded protein is MDLEEVRFDERGLVPVVVQDARTGQVLTLAYANREALEATLRTRRSTFYSRSRGALWVKGETSGHTQEVLEVRLDCDQDAVLYRVVPAGPACHTGRESCFHHSLGPAQPHPPLGEVLERVYQTILARFAALPEDSYVARLHKAGLDRALKKIGEEAGEVIIAAKNPDREALAAEAADLVFHLLLVLAERGVAPADLARVLWQRHQG
- the glpX gene encoding class II fructose-bisphosphatase; this translates as MDIERLLVLEVARVTEQAALAASRLAGMGDKEAVDAAGTEAMRRVLSELPIRGRVVIGEGEMDEAPMLYIGEVLGRGGPEVDIAVDPVEGTNITAKGLPNAITVIAISEKGGLVGAPDMYMQKLVVGPPAAGKVSLDYPVEANLRIIADALQRKVEDLVVVILDRPRHERLIQEVRRAGARVKLIADGDVVAALAVAVRGTGVHAMMGSGGAPEGVLAAAALKCMGGEIQGRFLPENEEQLARLHAMGVDEKKIYRTHELAPGRQIVFSATGITHGELLEGVRYFGGGARTHSIVMGYQTRVVRFIDTIHLFESGARVNIRV
- a CDS encoding SDR family oxidoreductase, translated to MFLEVIMFQPDLLKGKVVLVTGGGTGLGRSMSTRFLELGARVAIASRRAEVIEKAAQEMQELTGGEVFATPVDVRDPEAVRAMVDAVEARFGRLDVLVNNAAGNFISPTERLSHRAFDAVLNIVLHGTVYCTLEVGKRWIARGQRGVMLNIATTYALTGSGYVVPSATAKAGVVALTRSLAAEWGKYGIRLNAIAPGPFPTEGAWSRLMPTPEIARLFEKRVPLGRVGEHIELANLAAYLISDYAGFITGDVITIDGGETVWGAGEFNVLDAVTKEQWDALEAARKR
- a CDS encoding YceI family protein; its protein translation is MHWNLDSSHSTVAFSVRHMGVFTVRGQFKRLRGTVKTDSNGVPQQIEAFIEAASIETGEPQRDAHLRSPDFLDAENYPEIRFSSRQIEPLGERRYRVLGDLTIRGVTRPVSFEAEVSPSLKDPWGFVRTGASASGVLNRKEFGLTWNQVLEFGALLVGEEVRFTLDVEAVAAAEPAL
- a CDS encoding FUN14 domain-containing protein; amino-acid sequence: MEVIQPYLGQLTFGGLAGFAVGYAIKTVGRWVAIFLGLIFVVVQVLASMGYIAVDWTRIQRDVEPLLQQEQLKSAWDALVWVLTTNLPFGGAFVAGLVLGLRRG